A window of the Mesorhizobium opportunistum WSM2075 genome harbors these coding sequences:
- a CDS encoding HlyD family type I secretion periplasmic adaptor subunit: MGRYWQAIREGVARESEAKRPKLNRDERAFQAAAIEILETPASPAARIFSALIMLFAVGALAWSWFGRIDTYATIQGKLIPIGKVQVIEPLITGTVRALHVKAGDHVAAGDALVELDPSEYQAERQKNAGNLAAAEVSKARLQALIDAVADDTPATEAAFVVPENAPAPLVDLQRLQMRQSLAAYQSEQDSLEAEIAQKRIEIERAGKTLVERRKLVQLAGDRLDVYVALEKRQVGIKTSTIEARQGEQDQLMATVSDEGHIAELEATVKTLAAQKRARRDAYLDKVATELIEIDRMIGVSRQDLAKAELFERASLLRSPVAGRVQQLEVNTLGEVVQTGQKLMVVVPDGTKLEIEAMLLNRDKGFVHEGQDVRVKLEAFPFTRYGTLDGKVLTVSNDAIPAGSPQEPLAAKEETARDSAGPLVFPVRIALNETSFRVEGRDVVLTPGMSVTAEVKTGNRRVLEFLLDPLMEMTDEAFHER, from the coding sequence ATGGGACGCTATTGGCAAGCAATCAGGGAAGGCGTGGCGCGCGAGAGCGAAGCCAAGCGCCCAAAACTCAACCGCGACGAGCGCGCCTTCCAGGCCGCCGCGATCGAGATCCTGGAAACGCCGGCCTCGCCGGCAGCACGCATCTTCTCCGCGCTGATCATGTTGTTTGCCGTGGGCGCTCTGGCCTGGTCATGGTTCGGCCGCATCGACACCTATGCCACCATCCAAGGCAAGCTGATCCCAATCGGCAAAGTGCAGGTTATCGAGCCGCTGATCACCGGCACGGTCAGGGCGCTGCATGTCAAGGCGGGCGACCATGTCGCGGCGGGAGACGCGCTGGTCGAGCTCGACCCCTCCGAATATCAGGCCGAGCGCCAGAAAAATGCCGGCAACCTTGCCGCCGCCGAAGTCTCCAAGGCCCGGCTTCAGGCGCTGATCGACGCCGTGGCCGATGACACGCCTGCGACGGAAGCGGCGTTCGTCGTGCCTGAAAACGCCCCCGCGCCGCTGGTCGACTTGCAGCGCCTGCAGATGCGCCAGTCGCTGGCAGCCTATCAGTCGGAGCAGGACAGCCTCGAAGCCGAGATTGCGCAGAAGCGTATCGAGATCGAGCGTGCCGGCAAGACTCTGGTCGAGCGCCGCAAGCTGGTCCAACTCGCTGGCGACAGGCTCGATGTCTACGTCGCGCTGGAAAAGCGCCAGGTCGGTATCAAGACCAGCACCATCGAGGCGCGCCAGGGGGAGCAGGACCAGTTGATGGCGACGGTGTCCGACGAGGGTCACATCGCCGAGCTCGAAGCCACGGTGAAGACGCTCGCCGCGCAAAAGCGCGCACGCCGCGATGCATATCTCGACAAGGTTGCTACCGAACTGATCGAAATCGACCGCATGATCGGCGTGTCGCGGCAGGACCTCGCCAAGGCCGAACTGTTCGAGCGCGCCAGCTTGCTCAGATCGCCCGTTGCCGGCCGCGTTCAGCAGCTCGAAGTCAACACGCTAGGCGAGGTCGTGCAGACCGGCCAGAAGCTGATGGTGGTCGTGCCCGACGGTACGAAGCTCGAGATTGAGGCGATGTTGCTAAACCGCGACAAGGGCTTTGTCCATGAAGGGCAGGACGTACGCGTCAAGCTCGAGGCCTTCCCCTTCACCCGCTACGGCACGCTCGACGGCAAGGTGCTGACTGTCTCCAACGACGCCATTCCGGCCGGCTCGCCACAGGAACCATTAGCGGCCAAAGAAGAGACGGCGCGGGACAGTGCTGGGCCATTGGTGTTTCCAGTGCGCATTGCGCTGAATGAGACGTCTTTCCGCGTCGAGGGGAGGGATGTCGTGCTGACGCCGGGCATGTCGGTGACGGCAGAGGTCAAGACCGGTAATCGGCGGGTTCTGGAGTTCCTGCTCGACCCCCTGATGGAAATGACAGACGAGGCGTTTCATGAGCGGTAA
- a CDS encoding calcium-binding protein, with translation MGDHAGNHDGIGHDSNNGWGGHPVLLDLSGNGLSINPLSSSSQFLDLNGDGYQHRTAWAGDGNGVLVLDADGDGKISRSSEFVFTEWDQTATSDLDALKSVFDTNHNGVLDSGDDRWSDFKVMVNGQLVSLASLGIASIGLTATGSGQNFADGSAITGTATYTRTDGTTGAVGDAVLASDANGYIVKTTTVTNGDGSKTTTLGGYDRDGTLAFQNCITVSADGLSTTTQFDDDGNGTYERSQSDVTSITAGVRRRVVSDFNADGSLVQRTTTTTSADKTTVTTALDQDGDGVTDQTQVFVKNADGSTTTTVSENSVNGTLLRKVVTTSSADGLTKTVQSDSTGYGVFDLTSNETTVVAGDGTRTKTVAETSRGGALIDRELTVTSADGRTRTVSHDLDGDGIYETHDVTAITTGAGSSTVTTVSTFSSSNVLIGKTVATTSSDGLSKTVSTDSNGDGQGDLVSSDVTVVGTGGSLAETQQVKSRDGTLLSSTITNTSADRKTISISTEFDGDGHVDMAKSILIDAVGVTTSTVSQFNADGSLVGRTYDQTSADGFSLTHKADIDGDGTYDTVVTDVTTTDAFSNRTRTVMTKSANGTLAGTSAITTSADSLTQTQKDDVDGNGTIDRTTVTATVLGGDGSRTVTATTTSATGALLAKTEVKTSTDRQTITTKIDADGDGDIDRTEVTVRNADGSTTQTVTDTSASGVQIDQTVKTTSGNGLWSSVSHNIDGGVDDTFWDITGLNSDGSKTQTLEDFSNDGTLLTKRIVTTSGNGLSLTSQTDADGDGVVESKSIDVTVLNADGATTRTVSSLGGTGASIGKTMATTSANGQALTISSDLDGDGLFDLVSSDVKLLSSNGSTSETLQVKSRNGSLLSSSTTSSSADRKTISIATDADGDGHVDTVKTIIVDNTGLTTSTMNIYNPDGSLAVRTFDQASANGLSLTSKADIDGDGTYDSVVNDVTAIDASGNRTRTVTRKSGNGTLIGSSSVVASPNGLTQTEKDDVNADGTVDRTIVTATVLGSDGSRTVSATTTSTSGAVLSKTAATTSADQKTITTTIDANGDGHVDQTQVTVRNTDGSTTQTVTDTAANGVQIDKTVTTTSANGLWTSVAYNIDGKTDDTHWDITSLNNDGSKREIVEDFSNDGTLLNKRTITTSGNGLSVTSQTDADGDGIIESKSGDVTVLNVDGSTTRTVSALAGTGTLIGKTITTISANGLTSTVQADLDGNGTIDRTSNATTILGVDGSKTDTLAVKNANNVQIAFYQTITSGDGDTVTTTRDVDGNGTIDASSTTTLNANGSTTMVNRTYAVGVVTSSATRTVSANALSNTLATDLDGNGTIDQSMTDVIVLNADGSKTETITDFDGAGAVRDKTTVVTSANGLTKTMTWAAVGTTTSRSKVDTNLLNADGSTTETIDYKRANGTLESRTVTTVSANKLTTTITKDVNGDGTIDITTTSAEAPDGSVTTTTTGPNSSSGTSSTTSKATTASANGLTTSTVYGATLNQYVAGITGKITSTTTLGADGSTTNLLKKYASDGLTLMDEARVTVAGDGLSITTESGVTTNDDNFPQKRTDVTALNADGSKVRTVSRFDGSVLTSALATTTSANGLSITTNWDLFGANPLSEDSTDVTTINADGTNTRTVTNFKADGSQLSKFITATSVDGKTATTQEDIDGTVGIDRITIYDRRILSDATIIETVKRQTTSGVLLDSQVATTSGDGRKTSITRDSDGDGTVDQTEVTTRGVDGSVTLVIDDFSSANHKTSETRVTTSADGLTTVSDWDFNGDGTVDQRRTTIAKVLGDGGYQTSSTDVNGTAGSVISIGRTMDTDDGQYSFNGVDYDQDNYWDISDNRFTNLDGSVVDTIHTKAIARDVSKLIPGFVYWKQAIANNIVMKTSSDGLTTTSYFDYDGNATDPSTAPSNAPNLTGYEVIAVSQQHIDGSVSTAFAERNGSGAVVANGIMTVSIDGMTTTLLKDADNNGTYEHREMAVTRIDGSIRKVATDYNASGVVTQTVTTDVSADRKSTSVVAANGTTGTGTTTGAGVEFIATGTTNDTITGSAGDDHIQGGAGIDTLNGGAGDDLLDGGTGADIMKGNAGNDTYVVDDAGDQVIEAASEGIDMVLSSVTYTIFYADVENLTLTGTAAIDGTGNVSSNVLTGNSGDNRLTGNGGNDTFFGGAGNDFMLGNTGNDTMRGGGGNDHLEGAEGNDNYVFQRGDGNDYVGDFRATKKVGSSDTAAAQALGVSATGIVNTWVGGYMWSTTANQLLILGDAGSDTLTLSGGIVAEDLSFAWTGRDGDDLTITIAGGSSGDSVTLGQEAFAGARIDKLALDGMSATNFIVVGAVGGTANAGTGSNIIFGLAGNETLWGNTGTDIIYAGAGNDVLSAGTGDDTLVGGTGNDYENGEGGSDRYVYRRGDGADTVEDFSMIVTTAAADVSAAQALGVSASGYTNTWIGGYLWQTSTNSLLKLIDGTGSDTLSLEGGIKADDLSFSWIGVGGDNLQLAIAGGPAGDSIRLDQQKTGVAKIEKLQLDGLGPVNLFVAPSSGGTISAGSGSNIIFGLSGNESLYGNSGVDVIYGGAGNDWMAGGAGNDTLFGQAGNDYLVGQDGDDRYVYRRGDQADSVDDATYAVTTATADINAAAALGVYAGGVVNTWVGGYDWDATNSHLLKRGEAGTDTIDLQGIKADDLSFSWTGVGHDNLVINIGGGPAGDSLTLYQQGVVGRVEQIALDGLGTMNFVVAASTGAIANGSAEADIVFGLTGNETLNGNSGNDILSGGAGNDTLVGGTGNDQYRFRAGDGADTIIESGDYNDNDELDFGNGIDANELWFAQQGNDLVVSVLGTTDRVTVSGWFTGQGNVVETLKSGDGKRLHSSDVATLVAAMAGFDPATSPTGSGIQPNDPRLGDPSQTGTIAAAMQHTWMAA, from the coding sequence GTGGGTGACCACGCCGGTAACCATGACGGTATCGGCCACGACAGCAATAATGGTTGGGGAGGTCATCCCGTCCTGCTTGATCTTTCAGGCAATGGCCTTTCAATCAATCCGCTTTCATCGTCGTCGCAGTTCCTCGATCTAAACGGCGACGGCTACCAGCACCGCACGGCCTGGGCCGGCGACGGCAATGGCGTATTGGTGCTCGATGCCGATGGCGACGGCAAGATCAGCCGTTCCAGCGAGTTTGTCTTCACCGAATGGGACCAGACGGCAACCAGCGATCTCGATGCGCTGAAAAGCGTTTTCGACACCAATCACAATGGCGTGCTCGATTCCGGGGACGATCGCTGGTCCGACTTCAAGGTGATGGTGAATGGACAGCTTGTGTCGTTGGCTTCGCTCGGCATTGCCTCGATTGGTCTGACGGCGACGGGCAGCGGCCAGAACTTTGCCGATGGTTCGGCCATCACCGGCACGGCGACCTATACCAGGACCGACGGAACCACTGGCGCCGTCGGCGATGCGGTGCTCGCCTCTGACGCCAACGGATATATCGTCAAAACCACCACTGTGACCAATGGCGACGGCTCCAAGACGACGACGCTTGGCGGCTACGACAGGGATGGCACGCTGGCCTTCCAGAACTGCATCACCGTGAGCGCCGACGGCCTGTCGACGACAACGCAGTTCGACGATGATGGCAACGGTACTTATGAGCGTTCGCAGTCCGACGTGACGTCGATAACGGCGGGTGTGCGCCGGCGCGTCGTCAGCGATTTCAACGCCGACGGCTCGCTGGTTCAGCGCACCACCACGACGACCAGCGCGGACAAGACGACGGTAACGACGGCACTCGACCAGGACGGCGATGGCGTGACCGACCAGACCCAGGTCTTCGTCAAGAATGCGGACGGCTCTACCACGACGACGGTTTCCGAAAACAGCGTCAACGGAACCTTGCTGCGCAAGGTTGTCACCACTTCTTCCGCCGATGGTCTCACGAAGACGGTTCAGAGCGATTCGACCGGCTACGGCGTCTTCGATCTGACCAGCAACGAGACGACGGTCGTGGCCGGCGATGGCACCCGCACCAAGACCGTTGCCGAAACCTCGAGGGGCGGTGCGCTGATAGATCGCGAATTGACGGTCACCAGCGCCGACGGCCGAACACGCACCGTCTCGCACGACCTCGACGGCGACGGCATCTATGAGACCCACGACGTCACCGCCATCACTACCGGCGCCGGGAGCTCGACCGTAACGACCGTCTCCACCTTCAGCTCGAGCAATGTGCTGATCGGCAAAACGGTCGCGACCACAAGCAGTGATGGTCTTTCCAAGACTGTCTCGACGGATTCGAATGGCGACGGACAGGGCGATCTCGTCTCCTCGGACGTGACCGTGGTCGGGACCGGCGGCAGCCTGGCGGAGACCCAGCAGGTCAAGAGCCGCGACGGCACCTTGCTGTCCAGCACCATCACCAACACCAGCGCAGATCGTAAGACGATCTCGATCTCGACCGAATTCGATGGAGATGGCCATGTCGATATGGCCAAGTCGATCCTTATCGATGCCGTCGGCGTGACGACCTCGACCGTCAGCCAATTCAACGCGGACGGCTCGCTGGTCGGCAGGACTTACGACCAGACCTCCGCGGACGGCTTTTCTTTGACCCACAAGGCCGACATAGATGGCGACGGTACCTACGACACCGTCGTCACCGATGTGACGACCACGGATGCCTTCAGCAACCGCACGCGAACGGTCATGACCAAGAGTGCCAATGGCACGTTGGCCGGCACTTCCGCGATCACCACCAGTGCCGATAGCCTGACACAGACTCAAAAGGACGACGTCGACGGCAACGGAACGATCGACCGCACGACTGTCACCGCCACTGTTCTTGGCGGCGATGGCAGCCGCACCGTGACCGCTACGACCACCAGCGCCACCGGAGCGTTGCTGGCCAAAACCGAAGTCAAGACCAGCACTGACCGCCAGACCATCACGACGAAGATCGATGCTGATGGCGATGGTGATATCGACCGGACCGAGGTCACCGTACGCAACGCCGACGGCTCAACCACCCAGACAGTGACCGATACCTCAGCGAGTGGGGTCCAGATCGACCAGACGGTGAAGACGACAAGTGGCAATGGGCTCTGGAGCTCGGTCTCGCATAACATCGATGGCGGAGTAGACGACACCTTCTGGGACATCACCGGACTCAACAGCGATGGCTCCAAGACCCAGACGCTGGAAGACTTTAGCAACGACGGCACGCTGCTCACCAAGCGTATCGTCACCACCAGCGGCAATGGCTTGTCACTGACCAGTCAGACCGACGCCGATGGCGATGGAGTTGTCGAAAGCAAATCCATCGACGTCACCGTCCTCAACGCCGATGGGGCGACGACCAGGACTGTTTCATCGCTTGGCGGTACGGGCGCCTCGATCGGCAAGACCATGGCCACGACCAGCGCCAACGGTCAGGCGCTGACGATATCGAGCGATCTCGATGGCGACGGACTTTTCGATCTTGTCTCGTCCGACGTGAAGCTTCTCAGCTCCAATGGCAGCACCAGCGAAACGCTGCAGGTGAAAAGCCGTAACGGCTCACTGCTTTCGAGCTCGACCACCAGCAGCAGCGCCGACCGAAAGACGATCTCGATTGCGACCGACGCCGATGGGGACGGCCATGTCGACACTGTCAAGACGATCATCGTCGACAATACCGGCCTCACCACATCGACGATGAATATCTACAATCCCGACGGCTCGCTGGCGGTCAGGACTTTCGATCAGGCGTCGGCCAACGGCCTTTCTCTGACGAGCAAGGCCGACATAGATGGCGACGGAACTTATGATAGCGTTGTCAACGATGTGACTGCCATCGATGCCTCCGGCAATCGCACGCGCACCGTCACTAGGAAGAGCGGCAACGGCACGCTGATCGGCAGTTCTTCCGTAGTGGCCAGTCCGAATGGGCTCACCCAGACCGAGAAGGACGACGTCAACGCGGACGGCACCGTCGACCGCACGATCGTGACGGCCACCGTGCTTGGCAGCGACGGAAGCCGTACTGTGAGTGCTACAACCACCAGCACAAGCGGTGCGGTGCTGTCCAAGACCGCGGCGACAACGAGTGCCGACCAAAAGACGATCACGACGACGATCGACGCCAATGGCGACGGGCATGTCGACCAGACCCAGGTCACCGTACGCAACACTGACGGCTCGACCACGCAGACGGTCACCGATACCGCGGCCAATGGCGTGCAAATCGACAAAACGGTGACGACGACCAGCGCCAACGGTCTCTGGACATCGGTGGCGTATAACATCGACGGCAAGACCGACGATACCCACTGGGATATCACGAGCCTCAACAACGACGGCTCGAAGAGGGAGATAGTCGAAGACTTCAGCAACGACGGCACCTTGCTCAACAAGCGTACCATCACCACCAGCGGCAACGGACTGTCGGTAACCAGCCAAACCGATGCCGATGGCGACGGCATCATTGAAAGCAAGTCCGGCGACGTCACCGTCCTGAACGTAGATGGCTCGACGACCAGGACCGTGTCCGCACTTGCCGGGACTGGGACGTTGATCGGCAAGACCATCACCACAATCAGCGCGAATGGCTTGACTTCGACGGTACAGGCTGACCTGGACGGCAATGGCACGATCGACCGGACTAGCAACGCCACCACCATTCTCGGCGTTGATGGATCGAAAACCGACACGCTTGCGGTCAAGAATGCCAACAACGTGCAGATCGCCTTCTATCAGACCATCACTAGTGGCGATGGCGACACGGTGACGACGACTCGGGACGTCGACGGCAACGGGACGATAGACGCTAGCAGTACGACCACCCTCAACGCCAATGGCTCGACCACAATGGTCAATCGCACCTATGCGGTCGGCGTTGTGACCTCTTCGGCGACAAGGACCGTCAGCGCCAACGCTCTCTCCAACACGCTTGCCACCGATCTCGACGGCAATGGCACCATCGATCAGTCGATGACCGATGTGATCGTGCTCAACGCCGACGGCAGCAAAACCGAGACCATCACAGATTTCGACGGTGCCGGTGCCGTGAGGGACAAGACCACGGTTGTCACGAGCGCCAACGGCTTGACTAAGACGATGACCTGGGCGGCAGTTGGCACGACCACCAGCCGCTCGAAAGTCGACACGAACTTGCTTAACGCTGATGGCAGCACGACAGAGACAATCGACTACAAAAGGGCAAATGGGACTTTAGAGAGCCGCACAGTCACAACGGTCAGTGCCAACAAGCTAACCACCACAATCACCAAAGACGTCAACGGAGATGGTACGATCGACATCACTACCACCTCAGCAGAGGCCCCCGATGGAAGTGTCACGACCACCACGACAGGGCCGAACAGCAGTTCGGGGACGTCCTCGACTACCAGTAAGGCCACCACTGCCAGCGCGAACGGGCTGACTACTTCAACAGTATATGGCGCAACGCTAAACCAATATGTAGCCGGAATAACCGGAAAAATCACTAGCACGACCACACTTGGGGCAGATGGGTCAACGACCAATCTGCTCAAGAAGTATGCCTCGGATGGTCTTACGCTAATGGACGAGGCGAGAGTCACCGTTGCCGGTGATGGTCTTTCCATCACAACGGAATCTGGTGTTACTACCAACGACGACAATTTTCCCCAGAAGCGGACGGACGTTACCGCGCTCAACGCCGATGGTTCGAAAGTACGTACCGTTAGCCGTTTCGATGGCTCGGTGCTAACCAGTGCGCTCGCTACGACCACAAGCGCAAACGGCCTCTCGATCACCACCAATTGGGATCTATTTGGAGCCAATCCCCTCAGTGAGGATTCAACCGACGTTACCACGATCAATGCTGACGGAACGAATACAAGAACCGTCACCAACTTCAAAGCCGATGGCTCGCAGCTGTCAAAATTCATCACCGCCACTAGTGTCGACGGCAAAACTGCAACGACACAGGAGGACATAGACGGCACCGTGGGTATCGACAGAATTACCATCTACGACCGACGGATACTCTCCGACGCCACAATCATCGAAACGGTCAAGAGGCAAACCACCTCCGGCGTTTTGCTCGATAGCCAGGTTGCGACTACCAGTGGTGACGGACGCAAGACATCGATCACACGCGACAGCGATGGCGACGGCACTGTCGACCAGACGGAAGTAACGACCAGGGGGGTCGATGGGTCCGTCACGCTTGTTATCGATGATTTCAGCTCGGCTAATCATAAAACAAGTGAAACCAGGGTTACGACAAGCGCCGATGGCCTTACGACCGTTTCCGACTGGGATTTCAATGGCGACGGAACGGTTGATCAACGGCGAACAACAATCGCGAAAGTGCTGGGTGACGGGGGGTATCAAACTTCGTCAACCGACGTGAACGGAACTGCGGGAAGCGTAATCAGCATCGGTAGGACAATGGATACCGACGATGGTCAGTACTCATTCAATGGCGTCGATTATGACCAGGATAACTACTGGGATATATCGGATAACAGGTTCACCAATCTCGATGGCTCGGTGGTTGACACTATTCACACGAAGGCTATCGCACGAGATGTTTCAAAGCTTATTCCAGGATTTGTCTATTGGAAGCAGGCGATAGCCAACAATATCGTCATGAAAACAAGCTCGGACGGACTTACAACGACGAGCTATTTTGACTATGACGGCAATGCCACGGACCCGTCGACAGCTCCTAGTAACGCCCCGAACCTGACGGGTTATGAGGTCATAGCTGTTTCCCAACAGCACATCGACGGATCAGTATCGACAGCTTTTGCCGAGAGGAATGGAAGCGGGGCCGTTGTCGCAAACGGCATCATGACCGTCAGCATAGATGGCATGACCACCACGTTGCTCAAGGATGCCGATAACAATGGCACCTATGAACATCGGGAAATGGCCGTAACGCGTATCGACGGCTCGATCCGCAAGGTCGCGACCGACTACAATGCTAGCGGCGTCGTGACGCAGACTGTGACCACGGATGTCAGCGCCGACCGTAAGTCCACCTCGGTCGTCGCCGCAAATGGAACGACCGGAACCGGGACCACAACCGGCGCGGGCGTCGAATTCATCGCCACTGGCACAACGAACGACACCATCACAGGCAGCGCGGGTGACGACCACATCCAGGGCGGAGCCGGCATCGACACACTCAACGGCGGCGCTGGCGATGATCTTCTCGACGGCGGCACTGGTGCCGACATCATGAAGGGCAATGCCGGCAATGACACTTATGTCGTCGACGATGCCGGCGACCAGGTGATAGAGGCCGCCAGCGAAGGCATCGATATGGTGCTGAGCTCGGTTACCTACACGATTTTCTACGCGGACGTGGAGAACCTGACGTTGACCGGCACCGCTGCGATCGACGGCACAGGCAATGTGTCATCGAATGTTCTGACCGGCAACTCTGGTGACAATCGACTCACCGGAAACGGTGGCAATGACACGTTCTTCGGGGGGGCTGGTAACGATTTTATGCTCGGCAACACGGGTAACGATACAATGCGCGGCGGCGGCGGGAACGATCATCTTGAAGGTGCCGAGGGCAATGACAACTACGTGTTTCAACGCGGCGACGGCAACGATTATGTAGGCGATTTCCGCGCTACCAAGAAGGTCGGCTCGAGTGATACCGCTGCGGCTCAGGCTTTGGGCGTGTCTGCCACTGGTATAGTCAACACATGGGTTGGTGGTTACATGTGGAGTACTACTGCCAATCAACTGCTCATACTGGGTGATGCCGGCAGCGACACCCTGACGCTTTCAGGTGGCATAGTAGCTGAGGATCTATCCTTTGCATGGACTGGGCGGGATGGAGACGATCTTACTATTACAATTGCGGGAGGCTCGTCCGGCGACAGTGTAACACTCGGTCAAGAGGCGTTTGCTGGAGCGAGAATCGATAAGCTTGCGCTGGATGGTATGAGCGCAACCAATTTCATTGTTGTCGGCGCGGTCGGAGGAACCGCAAACGCTGGAACTGGGTCCAACATAATCTTTGGCCTTGCTGGGAACGAAACACTGTGGGGCAATACTGGAACGGACATAATTTACGCTGGCGCGGGAAATGATGTGCTCTCCGCCGGGACGGGCGATGACACGTTGGTCGGCGGGACCGGCAATGACTATGAGAACGGTGAAGGTGGTAGCGACCGTTACGTGTACCGGCGAGGTGATGGCGCCGATACTGTCGAAGATTTCAGCATGATCGTGACGACGGCTGCGGCCGATGTAAGCGCCGCCCAGGCCTTGGGTGTTTCCGCTAGTGGGTACACCAATACATGGATCGGTGGCTATCTCTGGCAGACAAGTACGAACAGCCTGCTGAAGCTGATCGATGGCACCGGCTCCGACACGTTGTCGCTGGAAGGCGGCATCAAGGCGGATGACCTTTCCTTCTCATGGATAGGGGTTGGTGGGGATAATCTTCAACTTGCCATAGCCGGAGGTCCTGCTGGCGACAGCATCCGGTTGGATCAGCAGAAGACAGGTGTTGCAAAGATCGAAAAACTCCAGCTCGATGGGCTTGGGCCAGTGAACTTGTTCGTCGCGCCATCGTCGGGTGGAACGATTAGTGCCGGCAGCGGTTCAAACATTATCTTTGGGCTATCTGGCAATGAATCGCTCTACGGCAATAGCGGCGTTGACGTGATCTATGGCGGGGCTGGCAATGACTGGATGGCTGGTGGGGCCGGCAATGATACATTATTTGGGCAGGCCGGGAATGATTACCTGGTTGGTCAGGACGGCGACGATCGATATGTTTATCGGAGAGGCGACCAAGCCGATTCCGTCGACGATGCGACCTATGCCGTAACAACCGCCACTGCGGATATCAACGCCGCTGCTGCCCTAGGTGTCTATGCCGGTGGTGTCGTAAACACGTGGGTCGGAGGCTATGATTGGGATGCCACCAACAGTCACCTTCTTAAGCGGGGTGAGGCGGGCACTGACACGATAGATCTTCAGGGTATCAAGGCTGACGACCTTTCCTTCTCCTGGACCGGCGTCGGGCATGATAATCTCGTGATCAACATTGGTGGAGGACCGGCCGGCGACAGTCTCACGCTTTATCAGCAGGGCGTTGTCGGTCGGGTCGAGCAAATAGCTCTCGACGGGCTGGGCACGATGAACTTCGTCGTCGCCGCCTCAACCGGCGCCATCGCCAACGGCAGCGCCGAAGCTGACATCGTCTTCGGTCTCACCGGCAATGAGACGCTCAACGGCAATTCCGGCAATGACATTTTGTCGGGCGGCGCGGGCAACGACACGCTGGTCGGCGGTACTGGCAACGACCAATATCGGTTCAGGGCCGGCGATGGCGCCGACACCATTATCGAATCCGGCGACTACAACGACAATGATGAACTTGACTTCGGAAACGGGATCGATGCCAACGAGCTCTGGTTCGCCCAGCAGGGCAACGACCTCGTTGTTTCGGTGCTCGGCACCACAGACAGGGTGACGGTTAGCGGCTGGTTCACGGGCCAAGGCAATGTCGTCGAAACGCTGAAGTCCGGCGACGGAAAGAGGCTGCATTCGTCCGATGTCGCGACGCTGGTCGCCGCCATGGCCGGTTTCGATCCGGCTACCTCGCCGACCGGTTCGGGCATCCAACCCAACGATCCGCGCCTTGGCGACCCGAGCCAGACCGGCACCATAGCGGCCGCCATGCAGCATACGTGGATGGCGGCCTGA